A window of the Arachis duranensis cultivar V14167 chromosome 5, aradu.V14167.gnm2.J7QH, whole genome shotgun sequence genome harbors these coding sequences:
- the LOC107490728 gene encoding uncharacterized protein LOC107490728 produces the protein MGFLEGAFQKKNDEKSCGIAMALAMGGYFGGERTAAKVLQCGFFWPTLFKDAKELVKGCNECQRTGNLPKKNEMPQNFILELKLFDVWGIDFMGPFPTSYSNKYILVAVDYISKWVEAIATPTNDNKVVMNFLRKNIFSRFGVPRALISDGGTHFCNRPLEALLMRYGVKHKVATPYHPKQTGKLRYPIES, from the coding sequence TTAGAAGGTGCATTTCAGAAGAAGAATGACGAGAAGTCCTGTGGAATTGCCATGGCTCTTGCTATGGGGGGTTACTTCGGAGGAGAAAGGACTGCAGCCAAGGTATTGCAGTGTGGGTTCTTCTGGCCCACTCTTTTCAAGGATGCAAAAGAGCTAGTGAAGGGCTGCAATGAGTGCCAAAGGACTGGAAATCTAcccaagaaaaatgaaatgccACAAAACTTCATCCTAGAGCTCAaattgtttgatgtgtggggaatcgatttcatgggacccttcccaACTTCCTATTCAAACAAATACATCCTAGTAGCAGTAGATTATATatctaagtgggtggaagctattgcaaccccaacaaatgacaacaaggtgGTCATGAACTTTCTCAGGAAAAATATCTTCAGCCGGTTTGGAGTCCCACGAGCCCTTATCAGTGATGGAGgaacccatttttgtaacagaccCCTAGAAGCCCTCCTTATGAGATATGGGGTGAAACATAAGGTTGCTACACCTTATCACCCCAAACAAACGGGCAAACTGAGATATCCAATAGAGAGTTAA